The following are encoded in a window of Candidatus Methanoperedens sp. genomic DNA:
- a CDS encoding amino acid-binding protein — MIVSMTLELKDIPGQLVLALSPISELHGNIMSVVHQHEEKTPRGTIPVQITFEIDQKVLHYLIERLENSGVKVARVGEERLRSSVSVVLIGHIIHSDIGDTIDKIDSTGFAEVVDLSLSMPAIEKTSSAYLVINAVGEKELKKALEILRSVANKKDLLMIEPIQLNSEAA, encoded by the coding sequence ATGATTGTTTCCATGACTCTTGAACTCAAGGATATTCCCGGCCAGCTTGTTCTGGCGCTTTCACCGATATCGGAACTACACGGGAATATTATGAGTGTTGTGCATCAACACGAAGAGAAAACTCCCAGAGGAACGATCCCTGTCCAAATCACTTTTGAGATAGACCAGAAGGTTCTTCATTACCTCATCGAACGCCTTGAAAATAGCGGTGTCAAAGTGGCAAGAGTCGGGGAAGAGAGGCTTCGTTCATCTGTTTCAGTTGTTCTTATCGGGCATATTATCCATTCGGACATCGGAGATACCATTGATAAAATAGATTCAACGGGTTTTGCAGAGGTTGTTGATCTTTCGCTTTCTATGCCGGCAATAGAGAAGACTTCTTCAGCATACCTCGTGATCAATGCGGTAGGAGAAAAAGAACTCAAGAAAGCGCTTGAGATCCTAAGAAGTGTTGCGAATAAAAAAGATCTGTTGATGATAGAACCGATCCAGCTTAACTCGGAGGCAGCATGA
- a CDS encoding DUF5658 family protein — protein sequence MNLLKLRYDEALCIVTGFQVLDVGFTYYALEILKLHEANRLMYYLFDNFGFMIALFFKILYMSAIIYFCHRYFRLGEKFGYFALIIFYNLVLFNNVLSIFSKLAVVN from the coding sequence ATGAATTTGCTGAAATTGAGGTATGATGAAGCTCTATGCATAGTTACTGGCTTTCAAGTGCTTGATGTTGGATTTACTTATTATGCCCTTGAAATCTTAAAACTTCACGAAGCAAACAGATTAATGTATTATTTATTTGATAATTTCGGATTTATGATAGCTTTGTTTTTCAAGATACTGTATATGTCAGCGATCATCTATTTCTGTCACAGATATTTTAGACTTGGAGAAAAATTTGGATATTTCGCTTTGATTATATTCTATAATTTAGTATTGTTTAATAATGTTCTTTCAATTTTTTCAAAATTGGCGGTGGTGAATTAA
- a CDS encoding S8 family serine peptidase, producing MKNNSGSMSFYNIHTIKPKAGLTQSKKVKGFLRFATGVLLVTVVFSMLVANSIASPDKISPEIKIRMSSGEHVPVIIILKDNTSFNSLSKENMVSSLKSHASGSQQKLAFALEQEKKGGNADKIKQLWIANAMAAELTPEVIEEISQWDDVAFIEPDHEYYILENYSALVSQGQIDNATPNITRINATKVWGLGIDGSGINVSVIDTGVYASHPDIAGRVLKWVDYVNGGVSPYDDNGHGTHVAGTVGGNGSAGTTTGVAPNVSILAAKVCDSAGGCNVSYIINAIQWSVDNGANIISLSLGGDRDPVITTAVNNAISSGVVVVAAAGNDGPSADTINFPAGEKNVIAVGAVDGSDVIAYFSSRGPITVDGEVLTKPDVSAPGVSINSLRLNSSGYTNAYSGTSMATPHVSGTAALILQTARRVGSTLSPAQVKSILENTSVDVGSPGKDNDYGAGRIDAYAAVTSPPIVTANPTGYQGGLGAARNGTVITLNGTIRDMGFGIRNASVNAFPLNSSIATVFLANVLGFWINSSVIINTSDSFYLLNITAYDNVSNVNNSVQLSVIVDNTPPQVHINPASYQRGNAANNGSIIKCNVSASDNLAGLRNGSVNASIINNTGIIELTNLSGFWKSNVTFDKFVPDGNYSLNVTFFDNAGNINNSVQINVSIDNTPPSVTDVIVSSQFINVSSFTNISANITSLDTVSPVNQSEVFARVTYPNGSSINYGMNVGGGSLFYYNFTDTAQYGRFNVTILANDTTGNTNSTQRIQFATAFITNNVSVVAQANNSTVVSAPLSNTTLRLFTNNTSDGAINISQSRVNITSEELNITNPGIYVYINASDSIKSNLSYVVISVNYTDTEISSFVESSLRLYRWNITSSSWDKLSGAGSYPYVNDAGVDTVNNFVWANLTTLSEFAIAGEIFVPPQQKSSGGGGGGGGGGGGGPSGEDFKNIVVKENYDLFIFKDMVTPYAFTNGSNPIMFLNITGNISAGEINAAVEVLRNTSTLVRNPASGLVYKNINIWVGTYMFAVPKNIKEAIIRFRVENSWISENADTYIRLMRWDGSKWDQLETAEITKDNMYTYYEAKTNAFSPFAITGLKGEAVSSITPAKPVISATSTAPSAALPIDKGIPGFDIILAIASTFSALLSRRK from the coding sequence ATGAAAAATAATTCTGGTAGCATGAGCTTTTATAATATACATACAATTAAGCCAAAGGCCGGTTTAACGCAGTCGAAAAAGGTGAAAGGATTTTTGAGATTCGCGACAGGGGTTCTGCTTGTCACAGTCGTGTTCAGCATGCTTGTGGCAAATTCCATAGCTTCCCCCGATAAAATATCTCCTGAAATCAAAATCAGGATGTCTTCAGGGGAGCATGTTCCCGTGATAATAATTCTGAAGGATAACACTTCATTTAATTCCCTTTCTAAAGAGAATATGGTCTCTTCGCTAAAGAGCCATGCATCAGGCAGCCAGCAAAAACTTGCCTTCGCATTGGAACAAGAAAAAAAGGGGGGGAATGCAGATAAAATAAAACAGCTCTGGATAGCGAATGCCATGGCTGCAGAATTGACGCCTGAAGTTATCGAGGAAATCTCACAATGGGATGACGTGGCTTTCATAGAGCCTGATCATGAATATTATATATTGGAGAATTACTCAGCCCTTGTTTCACAGGGGCAGATTGATAATGCAACCCCTAATATAACCCGCATAAATGCCACGAAGGTCTGGGGGCTCGGGATTGACGGCAGCGGCATAAATGTTTCAGTTATCGATACCGGGGTGTACGCTTCACACCCGGACATCGCAGGGCGGGTTTTGAAATGGGTGGATTATGTGAATGGCGGTGTTTCACCTTATGACGATAACGGCCACGGGACGCATGTCGCCGGCACTGTCGGAGGAAACGGGAGCGCTGGAACGACTACGGGTGTTGCTCCTAACGTAAGCATCCTTGCCGCAAAAGTTTGTGACAGCGCAGGGGGATGCAATGTAAGCTATATAATAAACGCTATCCAGTGGTCTGTGGATAATGGGGCCAATATAATCAGCCTCTCTCTTGGGGGCGATCGCGATCCGGTAATAACCACAGCGGTTAATAATGCAATAAGCTCAGGCGTGGTGGTTGTTGCAGCCGCTGGAAATGATGGTCCTTCTGCTGACACTATAAACTTTCCTGCAGGCGAAAAAAATGTAATTGCCGTCGGGGCTGTGGATGGTTCTGACGTAATTGCATATTTCAGCAGCAGAGGGCCGATTACCGTCGATGGAGAAGTTTTAACAAAACCAGACGTCAGCGCACCGGGTGTAAGTATTAACTCACTTCGTCTAAACTCATCTGGATACACAAACGCTTATTCAGGCACCTCCATGGCAACTCCACATGTTTCTGGCACTGCTGCGCTCATACTGCAGACCGCACGAAGAGTCGGTTCAACACTTTCACCGGCCCAGGTAAAATCCATCCTTGAAAACACATCTGTGGACGTTGGCAGCCCCGGAAAGGACAATGACTACGGCGCCGGCAGGATCGATGCTTATGCTGCGGTCACATCTCCACCCATTGTAACCGCAAACCCCACTGGATACCAGGGGGGACTGGGTGCAGCCAGGAACGGCACGGTCATCACCCTCAATGGCACAATAAGAGATATGGGCTTTGGCATCAGGAACGCCAGCGTAAATGCCTTTCCACTTAATTCATCCATTGCAACTGTTTTCCTCGCAAACGTTTTGGGATTCTGGATAAACAGCAGTGTCATTATCAATACAAGCGACAGCTTCTATCTTCTCAATATTACAGCCTACGATAATGTGAGCAATGTGAACAATAGCGTGCAGCTCTCCGTGATCGTGGACAATACGCCACCTCAAGTTCACATAAACCCCGCATCCTATCAGCGAGGAAACGCTGCAAACAACGGCAGCATCATAAAGTGCAATGTTTCAGCCTCAGATAATTTAGCAGGATTGAGGAATGGATCCGTAAATGCATCCATTATTAATAATACGGGAATTATCGAACTCACCAATTTATCCGGTTTCTGGAAGAGCAATGTAACCTTTGACAAATTCGTACCCGACGGCAATTATTCATTGAATGTGACCTTCTTTGACAATGCAGGAAACATAAATAACAGTGTGCAAATCAATGTTTCCATTGACAACACACCACCATCAGTAACTGATGTCATTGTGTCATCTCAGTTCATAAACGTAAGCAGCTTTACAAATATCTCGGCTAATATCACCTCGCTCGATACAGTGTCGCCTGTGAATCAAAGTGAAGTGTTTGCACGGGTGACGTATCCAAACGGTTCTTCAATAAATTATGGCATGAACGTGGGTGGTGGCAGTTTATTCTATTATAATTTCACCGATACAGCACAATACGGTCGCTTCAATGTAACCATACTCGCAAACGATACCACAGGGAATACAAACAGCACTCAAAGAATACAATTTGCTACTGCATTCATTACAAATAATGTAAGTGTGGTTGCTCAGGCAAATAATTCAACAGTTGTCAGTGCTCCCCTGTCCAACACCACCCTGCGTTTGTTCACCAATAACACAAGCGATGGCGCAATAAACATCTCCCAATCCCGAGTAAATATTACCTCGGAGGAACTGAATATCACAAATCCCGGCATATATGTATATATAAACGCAAGTGACAGCATAAAAAGCAACCTGTCCTATGTGGTCATCAGCGTAAATTATACTGATACCGAGATAAGTTCTTTTGTTGAGAGTTCACTTCGATTATATAGATGGAATATTACATCATCGAGTTGGGATAAACTCTCTGGCGCTGGATCTTACCCCTATGTGAACGATGCGGGTGTAGATACCGTAAATAATTTCGTGTGGGCGAACCTGACGACATTAAGCGAGTTTGCGATTGCTGGAGAAATATTCGTTCCACCCCAACAGAAATCCTCGGGCGGCGGTGGCGGTGGGGGAGGTGGCGGTGGAGGGGGCCCTTCGGGTGAAGACTTCAAGAATATCGTGGTGAAGGAGAATTACGACCTGTTCATTTTTAAGGATATGGTGACGCCCTATGCTTTCACCAATGGGAGCAATCCGATAATGTTTCTCAACATAACGGGTAATATCAGTGCCGGGGAGATCAATGCGGCGGTCGAAGTTCTACGGAACACGTCCACGCTCGTGAGAAACCCTGCGTCGGGTTTAGTCTACAAGAACATCAATATCTGGGTTGGAACATACATGTTTGCCGTTCCGAAGAATATAAAGGAGGCAATAATAAGGTTCAGGGTCGAGAATTCATGGATCAGCGAGAACGCAGACACGTATATCAGACTCATGAGGTGGGACGGGAGCAAATGGGATCAGCTGGAAACAGCAGAGATCACTAAAGACAATATGTATACATATTACGAGGCAAAAACGAACGCCTTCTCGCCATTTGCAATAACTGGATTGAAAGGTGAAGCTGTATCATCTATAACCCCTGCCAAACCGGTAATTTCAGCCACATCAACCGCACCTTCTGCTGCCCTTCCGATTGACAAGGGTATACCGGGATTTGACATCATCCTGGCTATTGCATCGACATTTTCAGCGCTACTGTCAAGAAGAAAATAA
- a CDS encoding homoserine dehydrogenase, with protein MREVRLSIIGFGAVGQGVARSIQKKNEYLKKQGIDLRVIGIADSAGCEIDPRGIDLERAIERKKQTGTVATGRESTRSLIAGVEHDIVVEATPTNIENGEPGLGNMLAAFQSGKHVVTSNKGPLALRFSELKEAAEDNGMMFRYEATVGGAVPIFNLIHEALAGNSVIGIEGILNGTTNYILTRMAEERLPYELVLKEAQELGIAEADPTYDVEGIDSACKLVIIANSVFGKCATHRDVDVTGITKIIPEALELANKNNYVVKLICEAGNGNLTVAPRLVPKRHPLAVGGTLNVASILTDLAGRITISGKGAGSVETASSILSDILYIVKNS; from the coding sequence ATGAGGGAAGTGCGGCTTTCCATCATCGGGTTCGGCGCCGTAGGTCAGGGTGTAGCCAGATCCATCCAGAAAAAAAATGAGTATCTAAAGAAACAGGGGATTGACCTTCGCGTAATAGGGATAGCGGATTCAGCCGGATGTGAGATAGATCCGCGGGGAATAGACCTGGAAAGGGCTATTGAAAGAAAAAAACAGACCGGTACTGTCGCAACCGGACGGGAAAGCACGCGTTCGCTCATCGCCGGGGTGGAACATGATATCGTAGTTGAAGCAACTCCTACCAATATCGAAAACGGCGAGCCCGGACTTGGAAATATGCTGGCAGCATTCCAATCGGGAAAGCATGTGGTCACATCCAATAAAGGCCCTCTAGCACTTCGGTTTTCGGAGTTGAAAGAAGCAGCAGAGGATAATGGGATGATGTTCAGGTATGAAGCCACAGTGGGCGGAGCAGTCCCGATATTCAACCTGATTCATGAGGCTCTTGCTGGAAATTCGGTTATCGGGATAGAAGGCATACTCAACGGCACAACCAATTACATCCTTACGCGGATGGCAGAGGAGAGACTGCCTTATGAGCTTGTGCTGAAGGAAGCGCAGGAACTGGGCATAGCTGAAGCCGACCCGACCTATGATGTGGAAGGTATAGACTCGGCATGCAAGCTTGTCATAATCGCGAACTCGGTCTTCGGAAAATGTGCCACACATCGGGATGTTGATGTCACAGGTATCACAAAGATCATACCTGAAGCCCTTGAGCTTGCGAACAAGAACAATTATGTCGTGAAACTTATCTGCGAGGCCGGGAATGGAAACCTTACTGTCGCTCCGCGCCTTGTTCCAAAGCGCCATCCGCTCGCAGTGGGGGGTACTCTGAACGTTGCTTCTATATTGACAGACCTTGCGGGAAGAATCACAATCAGCGGGAAGGGCGCGGGTTCGGTAGAAACTGCAAGCTCTATCCTGAGTGATATATTGTATATAGTTAAGAATTCATGA
- a CDS encoding response regulator → MMAEKRILIVEDEIITAEDIRESLQDMGYMVLGIVSSGEEAIKKVEEDIPDLVLMDIMLRGEMDGIAAAKQIRSVFNIPVVYLTAYSDKIILERAKITEPFGYILKPFDERELQINIEIALYKHKMERELKESEQWLAAILRNLGEAVIATDEKGIIKFMNPFAEALTSWKREDSLGKPLTTVFNVINEGTDEKIENPIMKAIREDIFYGLADNTLLITKEGLKIPVDIIGSTIKDDRNRVIGIVLIFSDIFERLKIDQALKIS, encoded by the coding sequence ATGATGGCAGAAAAAAGAATATTGATTGTGGAAGATGAAATTATTACTGCGGAGGACATAAGAGAAAGTCTGCAGGATATGGGGTATATGGTTCTTGGGATAGTATCATCAGGGGAAGAGGCTATAAAAAAGGTGGAAGAGGATATTCCGGATTTAGTGCTGATGGATATTATGCTCCGGGGAGAAATGGATGGGATAGCGGCTGCAAAGCAAATACGTTCCGTTTTCAATATTCCGGTTGTGTATCTCACTGCTTATTCAGATAAAATAATACTTGAACGGGCAAAAATAACAGAGCCATTTGGCTATATCCTTAAACCATTCGATGAAAGGGAATTGCAGATCAATATTGAAATAGCTCTCTACAAGCATAAGATGGAAAGAGAATTAAAAGAGAGCGAGCAATGGCTTGCTGCAATCCTTAGAAATCTGGGCGAGGCTGTGATCGCAACGGATGAAAAAGGAATCATAAAATTTATGAACCCTTTTGCAGAGGCACTAACTAGTTGGAAACGGGAAGATTCCTTGGGGAAACCTCTGACAACCGTCTTCAATGTCATAAACGAGGGAACGGACGAAAAGATAGAGAATCCTATAATGAAAGCAATCAGAGAAGATATTTTCTACGGTCTGGCTGATAATACGCTATTGATAACAAAAGAAGGATTGAAAATACCTGTTGATATTATCGGTTCAACAATCAAAGATGATAGGAATCGCGTTATTGGTATTGTATTGATTTTTTCTGATATTTTCGAGCGTTTAAAGATTGATCAGGCTCTAAAAATCTCCTAA
- a CDS encoding ArsB/NhaD family transporter encodes MIQILAIAVFFLTYALIVVKPKRINEAQAALIGAVLTIILLLKPQHVLEALGISTPEMPQPLVTTWNVVIILATLMVISTLLDDYGFFEYCASRAIHASKNSGKRLFLYTFVVVSIISLFAGNDVVILTTTPIILIFCTKAGINPKPFMYVSFFAANTFSMPLYIGNLTNILIGDSFRLDYFGFTKYMLIPTLAAALVNYYLIMYIFRKQIPEHFKSQDNGRTAIKNGFLVALGLAVLFAVIVLGGVANYYKLPLSVVTLGGALILLIFERRPSYRLKRVSWNVVLFVIGLFIVVKGLEVSGVADYAGEVLFANMSGNILAATFSLSLISAFVCNLINNIPMTAMMLSIVQHAGLTSQMNTAMAYSLVIGSNLGANFTTFGALAGILWLESARRYGWSTKMTDLLKIGLFVTPIAILGSSIVLAIELML; translated from the coding sequence TTGATTCAGATCCTGGCAATTGCTGTTTTTTTCTTAACCTACGCACTTATAGTTGTAAAGCCTAAAAGAATCAATGAAGCTCAGGCGGCTTTAATCGGAGCGGTACTAACCATTATTCTTTTGCTCAAGCCGCAGCATGTACTTGAGGCATTGGGCATTTCGACCCCCGAGATGCCGCAGCCTCTTGTGACAACGTGGAACGTGGTAATAATACTTGCAACGCTAATGGTTATTTCTACGCTCCTTGATGATTATGGCTTCTTCGAGTACTGCGCATCACGCGCGATACATGCGTCAAAAAACAGCGGTAAGCGGCTTTTTTTATATACTTTTGTTGTGGTTTCCATAATATCGCTTTTTGCGGGCAATGATGTGGTGATCCTGACCACAACTCCCATAATCCTGATCTTCTGTACGAAAGCAGGAATTAACCCGAAGCCCTTTATGTATGTCTCCTTTTTTGCAGCAAATACGTTTTCGATGCCTCTGTACATCGGGAACCTCACCAATATTCTTATAGGGGATAGTTTCAGGCTGGATTATTTCGGCTTCACGAAATACATGCTAATTCCGACTCTTGCTGCTGCACTTGTGAACTATTATCTGATTATGTACATATTCAGGAAGCAGATACCGGAGCACTTCAAATCACAGGATAACGGCAGAACTGCAATAAAGAACGGATTCCTGGTAGCTCTCGGTCTTGCAGTGCTGTTTGCGGTCATTGTGCTTGGAGGCGTCGCAAATTATTACAAACTGCCTCTCTCGGTCGTGACCCTTGGAGGCGCTTTGATCCTTCTCATATTCGAGCGCCGCCCTTCATATAGGCTTAAAAGGGTTTCCTGGAATGTGGTATTGTTCGTTATCGGGCTCTTTATAGTGGTAAAGGGCCTTGAGGTGAGCGGTGTCGCAGATTATGCAGGTGAGGTTCTGTTCGCAAATATGAGCGGAAACATATTGGCAGCAACTTTCTCTCTTTCATTGATATCGGCCTTTGTATGCAATCTCATCAATAATATTCCCATGACCGCAATGATGCTCTCGATAGTCCAGCACGCAGGTCTTACTTCCCAGATGAACACGGCGATGGCGTATTCACTCGTAATAGGCTCAAATCTAGGCGCCAATTTTACAACCTTCGGGGCGCTTGCCGGGATACTCTGGCTTGAGAGCGCGCGTCGCTATGGCTGGAGCACGAAAATGACTGATCTATTAAAGATAGGCCTTTTCGTGACCCCAATAGCGATACTTGGATCGAGCATAGTGCTGGCGATTGAATTAATGCTTTGA
- a CDS encoding class I SAM-dependent methyltransferase family protein gives MKAVLARKEEAEAVRQRLFLEDAVEKERKLVKNNGLVEIPVRGSYVTKDLTLIEQENPQFYLPKKTLDEILDIPEHEKKLLPSGWQVLGDIIIVSLKEGLENRKTEIGRALLSIYPRCRTVLLDRGIAGQTRKPEREIILGEITETLHKENGCIFKLDAMRIMYSQGNQNEKRRMSKLGRGEIVLDMFAGIGYFSIPMAVHSAPKKIIALEINPVAFDYLKENVKLNKVEEIVEPVIGDCAVVCPIGIADRVIMGYLEANMYLEHGIRALLPGGILHYHEAVPEAIERRSVERVIEAAGKMHRKAEILGVRRIKKYSPGVWHVVVDAKLDAPDLSFQA, from the coding sequence ATGAAAGCGGTTCTTGCAAGGAAAGAGGAAGCAGAAGCCGTCAGGCAGAGACTTTTCTTAGAGGATGCGGTTGAAAAGGAAAGAAAACTCGTAAAAAATAATGGTCTTGTTGAGATCCCGGTAAGGGGATCTTATGTAACCAAGGATCTCACACTGATAGAGCAGGAAAATCCGCAATTCTATCTTCCTAAAAAGACACTCGACGAAATTCTCGATATACCAGAACATGAGAAAAAACTCTTGCCTTCTGGATGGCAGGTTCTTGGGGATATTATCATCGTATCTCTCAAAGAAGGGCTTGAGAACCGGAAGACAGAGATAGGCAGGGCATTACTCTCCATTTATCCAAGATGCAGAACGGTGCTTCTTGACAGGGGAATAGCCGGGCAAACAAGGAAACCTGAACGGGAAATAATCCTGGGTGAAATCACCGAAACTTTACACAAGGAGAATGGCTGTATCTTTAAGCTCGATGCAATGAGGATCATGTATTCCCAGGGCAACCAGAATGAAAAAAGGCGGATGAGCAAATTAGGGCGGGGTGAAATCGTTCTGGATATGTTCGCTGGAATCGGATATTTCTCGATACCAATGGCAGTACATTCAGCGCCAAAAAAGATAATCGCGTTAGAAATTAATCCTGTAGCCTTCGATTACTTGAAAGAAAATGTCAAGCTCAATAAGGTCGAAGAAATAGTTGAACCTGTAATTGGAGACTGCGCGGTCGTCTGTCCTATCGGGATAGCGGACAGGGTTATCATGGGATATCTGGAGGCAAATATGTATCTTGAGCACGGCATCCGCGCTCTCCTGCCAGGTGGTATTTTACATTACCATGAAGCTGTGCCTGAAGCTATCGAGCGCCGTTCGGTTGAAAGGGTAATAGAGGCGGCCGGGAAAATGCATCGGAAGGCGGAGATACTGGGTGTGCGGAGAATCAAGAAATACTCGCCTGGGGTATGGCATGTAGTGGTGGACGCGAAGCTGGATGCTCCAGACCTCTCCTTTCAGGCATAG